One genomic region from Nymphaea colorata isolate Beijing-Zhang1983 chromosome 10, ASM883128v2, whole genome shotgun sequence encodes:
- the LOC116261728 gene encoding 40S ribosomal protein S15-like: MWPKISAGQMKRRTFKKFSFRGVDLDALLDMPTKELIKLFHVLAQIRFQRGLKRKPMALIKKMHKAVINLFLKFHFV; this comes from the exons atgTGGCCAAAAATAAGTGCTG GACAGATGAAGAGGAGGACGTTCAAGAAGTTCAGTTTTAGGGGAGTTGATCTCGATGCCCTCCTTGACATGCCCACAAAGGAGCTCATCAAACTCTTCCATGTCCTGGCTCAAATAAG GTTCCAGAGAGGTTTGAAGAGGAAGCCGATGGCATTGATCAAGAAAATGCACAAAGCAGTAATCAATCTCTtccttaaatttcattttgtttga